One genomic segment of Mycolicibacterium chubuense NBB4 includes these proteins:
- a CDS encoding SRPBCC family protein, translated as MTELKRSESISVAVPPDELYAMVSDVTRMGEWSPVCKACWWDDGDGPRVGAWFTGRNVTPERTWEARCQVVAADPGRTFAWEVNNGWVYWGYEFEPDGDGTRLTESWEFLPAGIAGFRERLGDGADSEIGRRSEAARTGIPATLAAIKQAAEKG; from the coding sequence GTGACCGAGCTGAAGAGATCAGAGTCGATTTCGGTGGCGGTGCCGCCGGACGAGCTGTACGCCATGGTGTCCGACGTGACGCGAATGGGGGAGTGGAGTCCGGTCTGCAAGGCCTGCTGGTGGGATGACGGAGACGGGCCGCGGGTGGGCGCCTGGTTCACCGGCCGCAACGTCACCCCCGAGCGCACCTGGGAGGCCCGGTGCCAGGTCGTCGCCGCCGATCCCGGACGCACGTTCGCCTGGGAGGTGAACAACGGCTGGGTTTACTGGGGTTATGAATTCGAGCCCGACGGTGACGGCACCCGCCTGACCGAGTCGTGGGAGTTCCTGCCCGCGGGCATCGCCGGCTTCCGGGAGCGCCTGGGCGACGGCGCCGACTCCGAGATCGGCAGGCGCAGCGAGGCGGCCCGCACGGGAATCCCCGCCACGCTGGCGGCGATCAAGCAGGCCGCCGAGAAGGGCTGA
- a CDS encoding alpha/beta fold hydrolase, giving the protein MAHFRFTDSGDARIRFLDSGGDDLGAPVIFVPGFTDIADDYTEAVTALGRRTAVVELRGHGRSSAPPEGYDSDTLAADVAAVVDALTDGPVHLMTFSRGTPYAVVWALANPGRVLSLSIGDYVPEEITLPDDVIVGLLDGRWRGTPVHERVDRNAGLATVRAARAQSFWEPLARWQPPLCVVRSPNSPLISAADWSRYRQLFPEARLEEFADSPHDIFRPDRGRYPALVREHIGAVESG; this is encoded by the coding sequence ATGGCGCACTTCCGCTTCACCGACAGCGGCGACGCGCGCATCCGGTTCCTCGACTCGGGCGGGGACGACCTCGGCGCACCGGTGATCTTCGTGCCCGGGTTCACCGACATCGCCGACGACTACACCGAGGCGGTGACGGCGCTCGGCCGGCGGACGGCGGTGGTGGAGCTGCGCGGGCACGGCCGAAGCAGCGCACCGCCGGAAGGCTACGACTCCGACACGCTGGCCGCCGACGTCGCGGCGGTCGTCGACGCGCTCACCGACGGTCCGGTGCACCTGATGACGTTCTCCCGCGGCACCCCCTACGCGGTGGTCTGGGCACTGGCAAACCCCGGCCGTGTCCTGTCGCTGTCGATCGGCGACTATGTGCCCGAGGAGATCACGCTTCCCGACGATGTCATCGTCGGCTTGCTGGACGGCCGCTGGAGGGGCACCCCGGTGCACGAACGGGTCGACCGCAACGCCGGCCTGGCCACGGTGCGCGCCGCCCGCGCACAGTCGTTTTGGGAGCCGCTCGCCCGGTGGCAGCCGCCGCTGTGTGTGGTGCGCAGCCCGAACAGCCCCCTCATCTCGGCCGCTGACTGGAGCCGGTACCGGCAGCTGTTCCCGGAGGCGCGCCTCGAGGAGTTCGCCGACTCGCCGCACGACATCTTCCGGCCCGATCGCGGCCGCTACCCGGCGCTGGTCCGAGAGCACATCGGCGCCGTCGAGTCGGGCTGA
- a CDS encoding 2'-5' RNA ligase family protein, whose translation MALAVCLLFDRRSDRAVRSLWDRLESVGVPSLRSHTHGRHLPHVSYAVLRQWDDGAVRAALAGIDDGDPVELDFDGMGVFRRGRVWLAAGVSADFVARQQRVVAAVATAGADLHKHYRPGVWLPHCSLAPRATLSQLPDVAAAVMDVLPLHTRLDRAALINSGTGDVHPLPAMP comes from the coding sequence GTGGCGCTGGCCGTCTGCCTGCTCTTCGACCGCCGTTCGGATCGCGCGGTCAGGTCCCTGTGGGATCGGCTGGAGAGCGTCGGGGTGCCGAGTCTGCGGTCCCACACCCATGGCAGACATCTGCCGCATGTGTCGTATGCGGTGTTGCGGCAATGGGACGACGGGGCGGTGCGTGCCGCGCTGGCGGGCATCGACGACGGCGATCCGGTCGAGCTGGACTTCGACGGCATGGGCGTGTTCCGGCGGGGCCGGGTCTGGCTGGCCGCCGGGGTCAGTGCCGACTTCGTCGCCCGCCAGCAGCGCGTGGTCGCGGCGGTCGCGACGGCCGGTGCCGACCTGCACAAGCACTACCGCCCCGGCGTGTGGCTACCGCACTGTTCGCTCGCGCCGCGGGCCACGCTGTCGCAGCTGCCCGACGTGGCGGCGGCGGTGATGGACGTGCTGCCGTTGCACACCCGGCTGGATCGTGCCGCGCTGATCAACAGCGGCACAGGGGACGTGCACCCGTTGCCGGCGATGCCCTGA
- a CDS encoding HAD family hydrolase: MSVAELGFWTDGAAKSAILRFVDRAVADVAPEERVAVFDNDGTLWCEKPAYIQLDFLIRRLAQMAREDSALTAKPAFRAALEENLAWFGDAVTRHYQGDDSQLEELAGAVLSANAAISVDEHATRVKAFFEQTTHPTLGRPYTACGYAPMIELLRYLEAHGFTNYIASGGGRDFMRPVTGAMYGIPPERVIGSSVGLVYRDGTLVTTAQPEFFDDGPVKPVRIWGRTGRRPIFAAGNSNGDIEMLQFTDSGPQPSLSLLVRHDDADREFDYTAGAEKALGLADTSGWTVASMRNDWAQVFCE; this comes from the coding sequence GTGAGCGTGGCCGAACTCGGATTCTGGACCGACGGAGCGGCGAAGTCGGCGATCCTGCGCTTCGTGGATCGGGCGGTCGCCGACGTAGCACCCGAGGAGCGGGTCGCCGTCTTCGACAACGACGGCACGCTGTGGTGTGAGAAGCCGGCGTACATCCAGCTGGATTTCCTGATCCGCCGGCTCGCCCAGATGGCGCGTGAGGACTCGGCCCTGACCGCCAAGCCCGCCTTCCGGGCGGCGCTCGAGGAGAATCTCGCGTGGTTCGGCGACGCCGTCACCAGGCACTACCAGGGCGATGACTCGCAACTCGAAGAGCTTGCCGGAGCGGTACTTTCCGCGAACGCGGCCATCAGCGTCGACGAACACGCCACCAGGGTGAAGGCGTTCTTCGAGCAGACCACGCATCCCACGCTGGGGCGGCCCTACACCGCATGCGGTTACGCGCCGATGATCGAGCTGCTGCGATATCTGGAAGCACACGGATTCACCAACTACATCGCGTCCGGAGGCGGCCGGGACTTCATGCGGCCGGTCACGGGCGCGATGTACGGCATCCCGCCGGAACGGGTGATCGGCAGCTCGGTCGGATTGGTCTATCGGGACGGCACCCTGGTGACGACGGCGCAGCCGGAGTTTTTCGACGACGGCCCCGTCAAGCCGGTCAGGATCTGGGGCCGCACGGGGCGCCGGCCGATCTTCGCGGCTGGCAACTCCAACGGCGACATCGAGATGCTGCAGTTCACCGACTCCGGTCCGCAGCCCTCCCTGTCGCTGCTGGTGCGCCATGACGACGCCGACCGCGAATTCGACTACACCGCAGGTGCGGAGAAAGCGCTGGGACTCGCCGACACCAGCGGCTGGACGGTGGCCAGCATGCGCAACGACTGGGCACAGGTCTTCTGTGAGTGA
- a CDS encoding SDR family NAD(P)-dependent oxidoreductase: protein MSNGSERIAVIVGGASGIGWATAQALAADGCRVTIADLNGEGARERAAELGGPHAAAQVDVTDEPSVQRVFDGLGPLDIAVNCAGFSNLGLITDMPVDDFRAVIDVCLTGAFIVAKHAGRTLRDGGSLVQVSSLNGRQPAAGMSAYCAAKAGLSMLTQVAALEMGPRGIRVNAVAPGFVHTPLTAAAASVPGVVEDYIDNTVLGRAGTPADIANAVVYLCSPGSSWLTGEVLDINGGAHLKRYPDLMGHVMKLVEQS from the coding sequence ATGAGCAACGGTAGCGAGCGCATCGCGGTGATCGTCGGCGGCGCCTCCGGCATCGGGTGGGCGACCGCCCAGGCTCTGGCCGCCGACGGATGCCGCGTCACGATCGCCGACCTCAACGGCGAGGGCGCGCGGGAGCGAGCCGCCGAACTGGGTGGCCCGCACGCCGCGGCGCAGGTCGACGTCACCGATGAACCCTCGGTGCAGCGCGTGTTCGACGGGCTCGGCCCGCTCGACATCGCGGTGAACTGCGCGGGCTTCTCCAACCTCGGCCTGATCACCGACATGCCCGTCGACGACTTCCGCGCCGTCATCGACGTGTGCCTCACCGGCGCCTTCATCGTCGCCAAGCACGCGGGCAGAACTCTGCGCGACGGCGGGTCACTGGTGCAGGTCAGTTCCCTCAACGGCCGCCAGCCCGCCGCCGGCATGAGCGCCTACTGCGCGGCCAAAGCCGGGCTGTCGATGCTGACCCAGGTGGCCGCACTCGAGATGGGGCCCCGCGGAATCCGGGTCAACGCGGTGGCCCCCGGCTTCGTCCACACCCCGCTGACGGCCGCGGCCGCCTCGGTTCCCGGCGTCGTCGAGGACTACATCGACAACACCGTCCTCGGCCGCGCGGGCACGCCGGCCGACATCGCGAATGCCGTTGTCTACCTGTGCTCGCCCGGTTCGTCCTGGCTGACCGGCGAGGTGCTCGACATCAACGGCGGCGCCCACCTCAAGCGGTACCCGGACCTCATGGGCCACGTGATGAAGCTGGTCGAGCAGTCAT
- a CDS encoding arylsulfatase, with product MPDGKPNILVIWGDDIGISNLSCYSRGLMGYFTPNIDRIADEGMLFTDSYGEQSCTAGRSSFITGQSVYRTGMSKVGMPGVDVGLQKEDPTIAELLKPLGYATGQFGKNHLGDLNKYLPTAHGFDEFFGNLYHLNAEEEPEHEDYPTADEAPLLRTALLPRGVIHSWATDEDSGETDERYGPVGRQRIEDTGPLTKKRMETIDDETTSACADFIRRQHTADTPFFVWMNMTHMHFRTHTKPESRGQAGRWQSPYHDTMIDHDRNVGTLLDLVDELGIAEDTIVIYSTDNGPHANSWPDGATTPFRSEKATNWEGAFRIPEMIRWPGKIKPRSVSNEIVQHHDWLPTFLAAAGEPDIVDKLKAGHTIGEMTYKVCIDGYNLLPYLTGEVDKSPRRGMIYFSDDGDVLGIRAENWKIVFMEQRCPGTLQVWFEPFTPLRAPKLFNLRTDPFEHADVTSNTYWDWLIDRLYLMFYGSAIVNRFLETFKEFPPRQEPATFTINHAVAELENFLATRGG from the coding sequence ATGCCCGACGGAAAGCCGAACATCCTTGTCATCTGGGGCGACGACATCGGGATCTCCAACCTCAGCTGCTACAGCCGGGGCCTGATGGGGTACTTCACGCCCAACATCGATCGGATCGCCGACGAGGGAATGCTTTTCACCGACTCCTACGGTGAGCAGAGCTGCACGGCAGGACGCTCGTCGTTCATCACAGGCCAGAGCGTCTACCGCACCGGCATGAGCAAGGTGGGCATGCCGGGCGTCGACGTCGGCCTCCAGAAGGAGGACCCGACCATCGCCGAACTGCTCAAGCCACTGGGCTACGCCACAGGGCAATTCGGCAAGAACCACCTCGGCGACCTCAACAAGTACCTCCCGACCGCCCACGGCTTCGACGAGTTCTTCGGCAACCTGTACCACCTCAACGCCGAGGAGGAGCCCGAACACGAGGACTACCCCACCGCCGACGAGGCGCCGCTGCTGCGCACGGCGCTGTTGCCGCGCGGGGTCATCCACTCGTGGGCCACCGACGAGGACAGCGGAGAGACCGACGAGCGCTACGGGCCCGTGGGCAGGCAGCGCATCGAGGACACCGGCCCGCTGACCAAGAAGCGGATGGAGACCATCGACGACGAGACCACCTCGGCGTGCGCGGACTTCATTCGGCGGCAGCACACGGCGGACACCCCGTTCTTCGTGTGGATGAACATGACGCACATGCATTTTCGGACGCACACCAAGCCCGAGAGCCGCGGCCAGGCCGGCCGCTGGCAGTCGCCCTACCACGACACGATGATCGACCACGACCGCAACGTGGGCACCCTGCTCGACCTCGTCGACGAGCTCGGCATCGCCGAGGACACCATCGTCATCTACTCGACAGACAACGGCCCGCATGCCAACAGCTGGCCGGACGGCGCCACGACACCGTTCCGCAGCGAGAAGGCCACCAACTGGGAGGGCGCCTTCCGGATCCCGGAGATGATCCGCTGGCCCGGAAAGATCAAGCCGCGCAGCGTTTCCAATGAGATCGTGCAACACCACGACTGGCTGCCCACCTTCCTGGCCGCCGCAGGTGAGCCGGACATCGTCGACAAGCTCAAGGCCGGCCACACCATCGGCGAGATGACGTACAAGGTGTGCATCGACGGCTACAACCTGCTGCCGTACCTGACCGGTGAGGTCGACAAGAGTCCCCGCCGCGGCATGATCTACTTCTCCGACGACGGCGACGTGCTGGGAATCCGTGCGGAGAACTGGAAGATCGTGTTCATGGAGCAACGCTGCCCGGGCACCCTGCAGGTGTGGTTCGAACCGTTCACGCCGCTGCGCGCGCCCAAGCTGTTCAACCTGCGGACCGATCCCTTCGAACACGCCGACGTCACGTCGAACACGTACTGGGACTGGCTGATCGACCGGCTGTATCTGATGTTCTACGGCTCCGCGATCGTCAATCGGTTCCTCGAGACGTTCAAGGAGTTCCCGCCGCGCCAGGAGCCGGCGACGTTCACCATCAACCACGCGGTCGCTGAACTCGAGAACTTCCTCGCCACCCGCGGCGGGTGA
- a CDS encoding formylglycine-generating enzyme family protein encodes MSERLVHVPAQTAVLGSDEHYPEEGPQRAVEVAEFWIQATPVTNAQFAEFVSATGYVTVAERPLDAAEHPGAPKENLQPGSMVFTRTAGPVDLRHLSQWWTWTPGACWRHPVGPLSSIEKRADHPVVHVAYEDAEAYASWAGLGLPTEAQWETAARGGLTAATYTWGDEPEPPGRPLANYWHGDFPWRPDRGYGRTTPVGSFPPNAYGLFDTAGNVWEWTTDWYADRRDARDCCASASRDPRQPQFPVPRRVIKGGSFLCADSYCRRYRPAARRPQPVDTGMSHIGFRCVQR; translated from the coding sequence GTGAGTGAGCGTCTCGTCCACGTCCCGGCGCAGACCGCCGTGCTCGGATCGGATGAGCACTATCCCGAGGAAGGGCCGCAGCGGGCCGTCGAGGTCGCGGAGTTCTGGATCCAGGCGACACCGGTCACCAACGCGCAGTTCGCCGAATTCGTCTCTGCCACAGGGTATGTCACCGTCGCTGAGCGGCCACTCGACGCCGCCGAGCATCCCGGCGCCCCGAAGGAGAACCTGCAACCGGGTTCGATGGTCTTCACCAGGACCGCCGGACCCGTCGACCTACGCCACCTCAGCCAGTGGTGGACGTGGACGCCTGGCGCATGCTGGCGCCACCCGGTCGGGCCGCTGTCGTCGATCGAGAAGCGCGCCGACCATCCGGTGGTGCACGTCGCCTACGAGGACGCCGAGGCGTACGCCTCGTGGGCCGGCCTCGGGTTGCCGACCGAGGCGCAGTGGGAAACCGCCGCCCGCGGCGGGCTCACCGCCGCGACGTACACCTGGGGCGACGAGCCCGAACCGCCCGGCCGCCCGTTGGCGAACTACTGGCACGGCGACTTCCCGTGGCGTCCCGATCGCGGCTACGGCCGCACCACCCCCGTCGGAAGCTTCCCGCCGAACGCCTACGGCCTCTTCGACACGGCCGGCAACGTCTGGGAATGGACCACCGACTGGTACGCCGATCGCCGCGACGCGCGCGACTGCTGCGCGTCAGCCAGCCGCGACCCTCGGCAGCCCCAGTTCCCGGTACCGCGCCGGGTGATCAAGGGCGGCTCGTTCCTGTGCGCCGACTCCTATTGCCGGCGCTACCGGCCCGCCGCCCGGCGACCGCAGCCCGTCGACACCGGCATGAGCCACATCGGCTTCCGCTGCGTCCAGCGATGA